The Oxobacter pfennigii genome has a window encoding:
- a CDS encoding corrinoid protein produces the protein MSKIDEVKAGVAAGKTKVVPGLVQEALNEGQAATAILEAMVEAMGVVGDKFSSGEIFVPEMLVAGKAMQKGVEVLKPVLAGEGSVSLGKCIIGTVAGDLHDIGKNLVALMIGSAGFDVIDLGVDVPADKFIETIKANPDVKVVACSALLTTTMPAMKETVETIKASGLTGFKVLVGGAPITPEFASSIGADAYARDAGGAAVKAKELV, from the coding sequence ATGTCTAAAATTGATGAAGTAAAAGCTGGAGTCGCAGCCGGTAAAACCAAAGTTGTTCCTGGTTTAGTACAGGAAGCATTGAACGAAGGACAAGCAGCAACTGCTATCCTTGAAGCAATGGTTGAAGCTATGGGAGTAGTAGGTGACAAATTCTCATCAGGAGAAATATTTGTTCCTGAAATGCTTGTTGCAGGTAAAGCAATGCAAAAAGGCGTAGAAGTTTTAAAACCTGTTCTTGCAGGTGAAGGTTCAGTTTCCCTTGGAAAATGCATTATAGGAACTGTTGCAGGAGACCTTCATGACATCGGCAAGAACCTTGTTGCTCTTATGATAGGCAGCGCAGGTTTCGATGTTATAGACCTCGGTGTTGACGTTCCGGCAGACAAATTCATTGAAACAATAAAAGCAAATCCTGATGTAAAAGTGGTAGCTTGCTCAGCACTTTTAACAACAACTATGCCGGCTATGAAAGAAACAGTAGAAACAATTAAAGCCAGCGGTTTGACAGGATTCAAGGTATTGGTAGGCGGAGCACCTATCACTCCTGAATTTGCATCCTCAATCGGAGCTGACGCTTATGCCCGTGATGCAGGC